The following coding sequences are from one Methanococcoides orientis window:
- a CDS encoding 4Fe-4S binding protein, with translation MSDEEKSMEVSREMDIQGNHILYKLVSDRSEKTLDYDYKRCVGCGICARICPTKALELGPIKEIATGMDAPPVMMDLDKCTFCSMCVNFCPVTALEMRTEGDFPEEELYPALEYKVEMNEKCVPCSLCEASCPEDAIELKYTFPKKEEIAPLKENAEGEIEIDTDKCNLCGICAHFCDAFLMLEKEPKATDPMPFEQLIVDEDMCDYCMLCQDICPEDAIKVKGERPCEPPVVSGHVTVDDDKCTRCGWCDAVCPYDAVDLVKPFEGELVLVEEHIEKCDTQGCHACFNICPSHLWYVPEDGKNIAAVDDLCTYCGACVNACPVDVMKVARSKVNHTDIPDSPWASEWKDAIDSLLTKERKRPDLSRALELEIEPLKEHVDIAFPDVDEEMMGKVFDRMRTARDVLTDPKFRRKLNKGDADDIHKSMPK, from the coding sequence ATGAGTGACGAAGAAAAGTCCATGGAAGTCTCAAGAGAGATGGACATACAGGGCAACCACATCCTTTACAAGCTGGTCTCCGACAGGTCTGAAAAGACACTTGATTACGATTACAAGAGATGCGTTGGGTGCGGGATCTGCGCAAGGATCTGCCCCACGAAGGCACTCGAGCTTGGACCTATCAAGGAAATAGCCACAGGAATGGATGCACCACCTGTGATGATGGACCTTGATAAGTGTACATTCTGTTCCATGTGTGTGAACTTCTGTCCAGTAACAGCTCTGGAAATGAGAACAGAAGGAGATTTTCCTGAAGAGGAACTATATCCTGCGCTTGAATACAAGGTCGAGATGAACGAGAAATGTGTACCCTGTTCCTTATGCGAAGCATCATGCCCGGAGGATGCCATTGAGCTGAAATACACATTCCCGAAAAAAGAAGAGATAGCACCACTAAAAGAGAATGCCGAAGGCGAGATAGAGATCGATACTGATAAATGCAATCTCTGCGGAATTTGTGCACATTTCTGTGATGCCTTCCTCATGCTGGAAAAGGAACCAAAGGCAACCGACCCCATGCCCTTTGAGCAGCTCATCGTTGACGAGGATATGTGCGACTACTGCATGCTCTGCCAGGACATCTGTCCCGAGGATGCGATAAAGGTCAAGGGAGAGCGTCCCTGCGAACCGCCTGTAGTATCAGGACATGTGACGGTTGATGATGATAAATGCACACGCTGCGGCTGGTGTGATGCGGTCTGTCCTTATGATGCGGTCGATCTGGTCAAGCCATTCGAAGGTGAGCTGGTACTTGTCGAGGAACACATCGAGAAATGTGACACACAGGGGTGTCATGCCTGCTTTAACATCTGCCCATCGCACCTCTGGTACGTCCCGGAAGATGGAAAGAACATCGCAGCAGTAGATGATCTTTGCACTTACTGTGGAGCCTGTGTCAATGCATGTCCAGTCGATGTGATGAAAGTTGCACGCAGCAAGGTAAATCATACGGATATTCCTGATTCGCCCTGGGCATCCGAGTGGAAGGATGCCATCGATTCACTCCTCACAAAAGAAAGAAAGCGACCTGATCTTTCAAGAGCACTGGAGCTCGAGATCGAGCCACTGAAAGAGCATGTGGATATCGCATTCCCGGATGTCGATGAAGAGATGATGGGTAAAGTTTTCGACAGGATGAGAACAGCCAGGGATGTCCTTACAGACCCAAAGTTCAGGAGGAAACTGAACAAAGGGGATGCAGATGATATCCATAAGTCCATGCCAAAATAA
- the gatE gene encoding Glu-tRNA(Gln) amidotransferase subunit GatE: MSKKIDYRELGLKCGLEIHQQLNSKEKLFCKCPTKIRDTDESNFEFFRYLRPTASEMGETDRAALEQTKVNRKYIYKAYDTTCLVENDEEPPRELNKESLDIALSIAKLLHMIPVEQLHVMRKIVVDGSNTSGFQRTAFLAGGGHLDTSEGAVGVDVLCVEEEAAQKIEDKGDSILYSLDRLGIPLVEIGTAPDIISPAHAKETAANIGMLLRSTGKVKRGLGTIRQDVNISIAEGARVEVKGVQALDLIETIVEREAERQVNLIEIRRSLKERDASVHDEVFDVTDLFSETESKVIKKSLKKGKVLAVLLPGFAGHVGMEVQPGRRLGTEFSDRAKTSGVGGIFHTDELPNYGITEDEVASLRDFVGAKEGDAVVMVADKEKRAHGAMESVLIRAQEALEFVPEETRRALPDGNSAYMRPLPGASRMYPETDVPQVEIKKEYFDTIEIPELLTERAKRFSKDYGLNEELAEKIAYSQDLTLFEELMSRYNNDKNVTATLIVTTFTGLVPELKRDGVDVTKINDEHFKQMFEIISSGDVAKEGMEQILRHVAKKPKANIRDSLEELGLTGIDTSQIEDFIAKIVEERQDFVKEKGPAAVGPLMGIVMGEFRGKVDGKVLSELLKQKINECINT; the protein is encoded by the coding sequence ATGAGCAAAAAGATCGACTACCGTGAACTTGGACTAAAATGCGGACTTGAGATTCATCAGCAGTTGAACTCAAAAGAGAAACTCTTCTGTAAATGCCCTACTAAGATACGTGACACGGATGAGTCGAACTTTGAATTCTTCCGTTACCTGCGTCCCACTGCAAGTGAGATGGGAGAGACCGACAGGGCAGCACTTGAGCAGACAAAGGTCAACAGGAAATATATCTACAAAGCATACGATACCACCTGCCTTGTGGAAAACGATGAGGAACCACCTCGCGAACTTAACAAAGAGTCACTTGATATCGCATTGTCGATCGCAAAGCTATTGCACATGATACCAGTGGAGCAGCTCCACGTCATGAGAAAAATAGTTGTGGACGGATCGAACACCAGCGGATTCCAGAGAACTGCTTTCCTCGCCGGAGGTGGACACCTCGACACATCTGAAGGAGCTGTAGGCGTTGATGTCCTCTGTGTAGAGGAAGAGGCCGCACAAAAGATAGAGGACAAAGGCGACTCTATCCTTTATTCACTTGACAGGCTGGGAATACCGCTTGTGGAGATCGGTACAGCACCTGACATAATCTCACCGGCACATGCAAAGGAGACTGCTGCCAATATCGGCATGTTGCTCCGTTCTACCGGCAAGGTAAAAAGAGGTCTTGGGACCATCAGGCAGGATGTCAACATATCCATAGCAGAAGGAGCCCGCGTAGAGGTAAAAGGTGTCCAGGCTCTTGATCTTATCGAAACTATTGTTGAAAGGGAAGCCGAGAGACAGGTTAACCTGATTGAGATACGCAGGTCCCTTAAGGAAAGAGATGCAAGCGTCCATGATGAGGTCTTTGACGTGACCGACCTGTTCAGCGAAACAGAATCAAAGGTCATAAAGAAATCACTCAAGAAAGGAAAGGTACTGGCAGTACTACTGCCCGGATTTGCAGGACATGTGGGAATGGAAGTACAGCCCGGAAGACGCCTTGGTACCGAGTTCTCAGACCGCGCAAAGACCTCAGGTGTAGGTGGCATATTCCACACTGATGAACTGCCCAATTATGGTATAACCGAAGATGAGGTCGCTTCATTGCGTGATTTCGTCGGTGCGAAAGAAGGCGATGCTGTCGTTATGGTAGCAGACAAAGAAAAACGTGCACACGGTGCCATGGAAAGTGTGCTTATCCGTGCGCAGGAAGCACTTGAGTTCGTTCCCGAAGAGACAAGACGTGCACTCCCTGATGGTAACAGCGCATACATGAGACCGCTTCCTGGAGCTTCGAGGATGTACCCCGAGACAGATGTACCACAGGTAGAGATCAAAAAAGAGTACTTTGATACTATCGAGATCCCGGAGCTTCTCACAGAAAGGGCAAAGAGGTTTAGCAAAGATTACGGGCTCAACGAGGAACTTGCTGAGAAGATCGCATATTCACAGGACCTGACGCTTTTCGAGGAATTGATGAGCAGGTACAACAATGACAAGAATGTCACTGCAACCCTTATCGTGACAACATTCACAGGACTTGTGCCTGAACTCAAACGTGATGGTGTGGATGTCACGAAGATCAATGACGAGCACTTCAAACAGATGTTCGAGATAATATCTTCAGGTGATGTGGCCAAAGAGGGTATGGAGCAGATACTCCGCCATGTTGCAAAGAAACCAAAGGCAAACATAAGGGACAGTCTGGAAGAACTTGGACTTACGGGAATTGACACATCCCAGATCGAAGATTTCATCGCAAAGATCGTAGAAGAAAGACAGGACTTTGTGAAAGAAAAAGGACCAGCAGCCGTAGGACCTCTCATGGGAATTGTCATGGGCGAGTTCCGCGGAAAGGTTGACGGAAAGGTCCTCAGTGAACTCCTGAAACAAAAGATTAATGAGTGTATTAATACATAA
- the carA gene encoding glutamine-hydrolyzing carbamoyl-phosphate synthase small subunit: MMSAVIGLEDGTILKGTGFGAEGIVCGELVFTTQYTGYEESLTDPSYTGQILMFTYPLIGNYGVNKDTFQSDGVKAEGLVVREACPSPSHHLSTRNIYKLMEDEGKPGISGIDTRMLTIGTREHGTMRAALINGSDDGEEAVRLAREQPDISTLDLISRVTCKEPYTIESQVKTADRKHVVLFDLGMKKNISLSLLRRGVDVTVVPANTPASVIEDYNPDLLFLSNGPGDPQNAQNAIDVVKNLAGTMPISGICLGHQVISRALGADTYKLKFGHRGANQPVKDLESGIVHITSQNHGFAVEGDTFDDTDVTVTQINTNDNTVEGIEHNDLDIFSVQYHPEAHAGPRDTEKIFFGKVMKAMGGRV, from the coding sequence ATGATGTCTGCAGTAATAGGATTAGAAGATGGAACAATTTTAAAAGGTACTGGTTTTGGTGCCGAAGGTATCGTTTGCGGAGAACTTGTTTTTACTACCCAGTACACAGGATATGAGGAGTCTCTTACAGACCCGTCCTACACTGGTCAGATATTAATGTTCACGTACCCTTTGATAGGGAACTATGGTGTTAATAAGGACACTTTTCAGTCAGATGGCGTGAAGGCCGAAGGCCTTGTGGTGAGGGAAGCCTGTCCTTCTCCAAGTCACCACCTTTCCACGCGTAATATCTACAAATTAATGGAAGATGAAGGTAAGCCGGGAATTTCCGGCATTGATACCCGTATGCTTACCATCGGTACCAGAGAGCATGGTACCATGCGTGCTGCACTGATAAACGGCAGCGACGATGGCGAAGAAGCAGTCAGGCTGGCAAGGGAACAGCCCGACATTTCAACTCTTGACCTTATCTCAAGGGTCACCTGCAAAGAGCCATATACAATAGAAAGTCAGGTAAAGACCGCTGACAGAAAGCACGTTGTGCTCTTTGATCTTGGTATGAAGAAGAACATCTCTTTAAGTCTTCTGAGAAGAGGCGTAGATGTTACAGTAGTGCCTGCCAACACACCTGCTTCTGTGATCGAGGATTACAACCCTGATCTGCTTTTCCTTTCCAACGGACCGGGAGATCCACAGAATGCACAGAATGCTATTGATGTTGTCAAGAACCTTGCAGGAACAATGCCAATATCAGGTATCTGCCTTGGACACCAGGTCATCTCAAGAGCACTTGGAGCAGATACATACAAGCTCAAATTCGGACACCGCGGAGCAAACCAGCCGGTCAAGGACCTGGAATCCGGAATTGTCCACATAACATCACAGAATCACGGCTTCGCCGTTGAAGGTGACACATTTGATGATACAGATGTGACTGTCACACAGATCAACACTAATGATAATACAGTAGAGGGGATCGAACACAACGATCTTGACATCTTCAGTGTCCAGTACCATCCGGAAGCACATGCCGGACCAAGGGACACGGAGAAAATATTCTTTGGAAAGGTCATGAAAGCTATGGGAGGCAGGGTATAA
- the carB gene encoding carbamoyl-phosphate synthase large subunit, whose product MTKRTDIKKILLIGSGPIMIGQGAEFDFSGSQACRSLREEGYEVVLVNSNPATIMTDPEMADAVYIEPLEAKIIAKIIEKELPDGIIAGIGGQTGLNLTSELADMGVFEKFNVELLGTSLEAIKNTEDRELFKKKMEEIGEKVPRSVAVSTLKEAEALIEELGLPLIIRPAYTLGGAGGGIAYTREQLLEISERGLRRSRINQVLIEESVLGWKEFEYEVMRDSNDTCIVICNMENLDPMGVHTGESIVVTPSQTLNDIEHQMLRTAAIKIIRALGIEGGCNIQFAAKDGEYRIVEVNPRVSRSSALASKATGYPIARVTAKIAIGMTLDQILNDVTKKTPASFEPTIDYVVTKIPRWPFDKFVTADKTLTTAMKSTGEVMSIGRTIEESLQKAVRSLDIGMKFGSKVWDQAEAKTLLKTPTSERLFVIFDALKNGMSVEEVSELSGYDIFFVTKINNIVEMEKELENRLFAGEPDIEMLRSAKQMGFTDDRIAELTGKSREEINDLRRENISATYKMVDTCAAEFAAETPYYYSCYETMCEDQPTDRKKILILGAGPIRIGQGIEFDYCTVHAVTAIRDEGLEAHIINNNPETVSTDYDTSDKLFFEPLTLEDVMNVIDREKPYGVLVQFGGQTSVNLAMPLQKELDRRDDIDTIILGTSPEDIDMAEDREKFNLMMSKLDVAQPEAGYATSEEDAIAIATRIGYPVLVRPSYVLGGRAMEIVYEQSDLERYMIEAVRVSPEHPILIDDFLEGAVEIDVDAVCDGKDVLIGAIMEHIEEAGVHSGDSACVIPPYSLSEETLATVRDYTRKIALSLNVKGLINIQMAEQNGKVYVLEANPRSSRTIPFVSKAVGIPLAKIAAQVIIGHTLEDLGYTELDETPVKHYSVKEVLLPFDKLPGADPVLSPEMKSTGEVMGVDYDFGRAFFKAQISADNILPLSGYVFMSIRQNDKEAFVETARKMQDAGLKLIGTKGTVNFLAEKGINMEAVMKVHEGSPNVIDMMRRDEVALIVNTPTGRQSRKDGYTIRRAAVDFKVPYITTIQSAKAAADAIVSMKEGDLAIKSINEYHKEIVRN is encoded by the coding sequence ATGACAAAACGAACAGATATTAAAAAGATCCTGCTGATAGGCTCCGGACCGATCATGATCGGACAGGGAGCAGAATTCGATTTCTCAGGAAGCCAGGCTTGCAGGTCATTAAGAGAAGAAGGATATGAAGTAGTCCTTGTAAACTCCAATCCGGCAACCATTATGACAGATCCGGAGATGGCAGATGCTGTTTACATCGAACCCCTTGAAGCAAAGATAATCGCAAAGATAATCGAGAAGGAACTCCCCGACGGCATCATTGCAGGTATCGGTGGTCAGACCGGACTAAACCTTACAAGTGAACTTGCTGATATGGGAGTTTTCGAAAAGTTCAATGTCGAACTGCTTGGAACATCTCTTGAAGCCATCAAGAACACCGAGGACCGTGAGCTTTTCAAGAAGAAGATGGAAGAGATCGGGGAAAAGGTCCCTAGAAGTGTGGCAGTTTCCACACTTAAAGAAGCTGAAGCGCTCATTGAAGAGCTTGGACTTCCACTCATCATTCGCCCCGCATACACCCTTGGTGGTGCCGGTGGCGGTATCGCATACACAAGAGAACAGCTTCTCGAGATAAGTGAAAGAGGACTGCGCCGCAGCAGGATCAACCAGGTGCTTATCGAAGAGAGCGTACTTGGCTGGAAAGAGTTCGAATACGAGGTCATGCGTGACTCCAACGACACATGTATCGTTATCTGTAACATGGAGAACCTCGACCCGATGGGAGTTCACACCGGTGAGTCCATTGTGGTAACACCATCCCAGACACTGAACGATATCGAACACCAGATGCTGAGAACAGCAGCTATCAAGATCATACGTGCTTTAGGAATTGAAGGTGGATGTAACATCCAGTTCGCTGCAAAAGACGGTGAATACAGGATCGTAGAGGTCAACCCGCGTGTTTCAAGATCATCAGCCCTTGCATCAAAGGCAACCGGTTACCCGATCGCCAGGGTAACGGCTAAGATCGCTATCGGCATGACACTGGACCAGATCCTCAACGATGTCACAAAGAAGACACCTGCATCCTTTGAACCTACCATTGACTATGTAGTTACAAAGATCCCAAGGTGGCCTTTCGACAAGTTCGTGACCGCGGACAAGACATTGACAACCGCTATGAAGAGTACAGGTGAGGTCATGTCCATCGGACGCACCATTGAGGAATCACTCCAGAAAGCAGTCCGTTCCCTTGATATCGGAATGAAGTTCGGAAGCAAAGTATGGGATCAGGCAGAAGCCAAAACCCTGCTAAAAACACCTACCAGTGAGAGGCTTTTCGTTATCTTCGATGCATTGAAGAATGGTATGAGCGTTGAAGAGGTCTCAGAACTTTCAGGCTATGATATATTCTTCGTAACAAAAATCAACAACATCGTCGAGATGGAGAAGGAACTTGAGAACAGGCTTTTCGCAGGTGAGCCGGACATTGAGATGCTCAGGTCTGCCAAGCAGATGGGATTCACCGATGACAGGATCGCAGAACTCACAGGCAAGAGCCGCGAGGAGATCAATGATCTTCGCCGTGAGAACATCAGTGCTACCTACAAGATGGTAGATACCTGTGCTGCAGAGTTCGCTGCAGAAACTCCTTACTATTATTCATGCTATGAGACCATGTGCGAAGACCAGCCAACGGACAGGAAGAAGATCCTGATCCTTGGTGCAGGTCCTATACGAATCGGTCAAGGTATCGAGTTCGACTACTGTACCGTCCACGCTGTTACAGCCATCCGTGATGAAGGCCTTGAGGCACACATCATCAACAACAACCCTGAGACGGTATCAACTGACTACGATACATCCGACAAGCTGTTCTTCGAGCCTCTGACACTCGAGGACGTCATGAACGTTATCGATCGTGAGAAACCATACGGTGTACTTGTCCAGTTCGGTGGACAGACATCTGTCAACCTTGCAATGCCACTCCAGAAAGAGCTTGACCGCCGTGATGATATCGATACGATAATTCTCGGAACATCTCCGGAAGACATCGACATGGCAGAGGACAGGGAGAAGTTCAACCTGATGATGAGCAAGCTTGACGTTGCACAGCCTGAAGCAGGTTATGCAACATCCGAAGAAGATGCCATTGCGATCGCAACACGAATCGGGTACCCTGTACTTGTCAGGCCATCATACGTTCTCGGTGGACGTGCAATGGAGATCGTCTATGAACAGTCTGACCTTGAACGCTACATGATAGAAGCAGTCCGTGTGTCCCCTGAGCACCCGATCCTTATTGACGATTTCCTTGAGGGAGCAGTAGAAATCGATGTTGATGCTGTCTGTGACGGCAAGGACGTGCTTATCGGTGCTATCATGGAACACATCGAAGAAGCAGGTGTGCACTCCGGTGACTCTGCATGTGTGATTCCACCATACTCACTCTCCGAGGAAACTCTCGCAACAGTACGTGATTATACCCGCAAGATCGCACTTTCGCTCAATGTTAAGGGACTTATCAACATACAGATGGCAGAGCAGAATGGCAAGGTCTATGTGCTTGAAGCAAACCCACGTTCCAGCCGAACGATACCATTTGTATCAAAAGCAGTAGGAATTCCACTTGCCAAGATAGCTGCACAGGTCATTATCGGACATACCCTTGAAGACCTTGGTTATACAGAACTTGATGAGACACCTGTAAAACATTACTCTGTCAAGGAAGTATTACTTCCATTCGACAAGTTGCCAGGTGCAGACCCTGTGCTCAGCCCCGAGATGAAGAGTACTGGAGAGGTCATGGGAGTTGACTATGATTTCGGACGTGCTTTCTTCAAGGCACAGATCAGTGCAGACAATATACTGCCACTTAGCGGTTACGTTTTCATGTCCATCAGACAGAACGACAAGGAAGCTTTTGTTGAAACCGCCCGCAAGATGCAGGATGCAGGACTTAAGCTCATCGGTACCAAAGGTACTGTGAACTTTTTGGCCGAGAAAGGCATCAATATGGAAGCAGTGATGAAGGTGCACGAGGGAAGCCCTAATGTCATCGACATGATGCGCAGGGATGAGGTCGCACTCATTGTGAACACCCCAACAGGAAGGCAGTCACGAAAGGACGGATACACTATCCGCCGTGCAGCAGTGGACTTCAAGGTGCCGTATATCACCACAATCCAGTCTGCAAAAGCTGCGGCTGATGCTATTGTCTCAATGAAGGAAGGAGACCTTGCCATCAAGTCCATCAATGAATATCACAAAGAGATCGTCAGGAACTAA
- a CDS encoding argininosuccinate synthase, giving the protein MSKKVVLAYSGGLDTSICIPLLKEEYGYDEVITVAVDVGQPKEDVAQAEEKAKKISDLHFTLDVREEFVNDYIFPLIRANGDYEGYVMGTSIARPLIAKKVVEIAEQEGAVALAHGCTGKGNDQLRFEAVFRLTDMDVIAPMREMNLTREWEIEYAKEHGIPVGVTTAKPWSVDENIWSRSIEGGKLEDPGYIPPEEIYKWTASPEDAPDAQTIVIGFENGVPVSLDGEKMDGVELIEKMNVIAGTHGVGRTDMIEDRVLGLKARENYEHPAATVLLAAHRDLEKLVLTRSELKFKAMVDEQWSELAYYGLVDEPLYDDLNAFINKTQVRVNGTVTMKLYKGSLTILARTSPAALYSEELVSFDGTSIDQKDAEGFAKYHGFQARLFRKFVDKN; this is encoded by the coding sequence ATGTCAAAGAAAGTAGTACTTGCTTATTCCGGAGGACTGGACACATCTATCTGTATCCCCCTCCTCAAAGAAGAATACGGATACGACGAAGTCATAACCGTAGCAGTCGATGTAGGACAGCCAAAGGAAGATGTCGCACAGGCAGAAGAGAAGGCAAAGAAGATCAGTGACCTTCATTTCACCCTTGATGTTCGCGAAGAGTTCGTGAACGACTACATATTCCCTTTGATAAGAGCCAATGGTGATTATGAAGGATATGTTATGGGAACATCCATCGCCCGCCCGCTTATCGCCAAAAAGGTCGTCGAGATCGCTGAGCAGGAAGGCGCTGTTGCACTTGCACACGGCTGTACCGGCAAAGGCAACGACCAGCTTCGTTTCGAGGCTGTGTTCAGGCTCACTGATATGGATGTCATCGCACCTATGAGAGAGATGAACCTGACCCGTGAATGGGAGATCGAATACGCAAAGGAACATGGCATCCCAGTAGGTGTCACAACTGCAAAGCCATGGAGCGTTGACGAGAACATCTGGAGCAGAAGCATCGAGGGCGGAAAGCTCGAAGACCCTGGATACATCCCACCTGAGGAGATCTACAAATGGACAGCTTCACCTGAAGACGCACCTGATGCACAGACCATCGTGATCGGTTTCGAGAACGGTGTCCCAGTATCACTTGATGGTGAGAAGATGGACGGTGTTGAGCTCATTGAGAAGATGAACGTCATTGCAGGCACCCACGGTGTCGGACGTACTGACATGATCGAAGACCGTGTCCTCGGACTCAAAGCACGTGAAAACTACGAGCACCCTGCAGCAACCGTACTCCTTGCAGCACACAGGGATCTTGAAAAACTGGTCCTCACCCGCTCTGAGCTCAAGTTCAAGGCAATGGTGGACGAACAGTGGTCCGAACTCGCATACTACGGTCTTGTAGACGAACCACTCTACGATGACCTGAATGCATTCATTAACAAAACACAGGTACGTGTAAACGGTACAGTAACCATGAAACTGTACAAGGGAAGCCTCACAATCCTTGCAAGGACATCCCCGGCAGCACTCTATTCAGAAGAACTTGTATCCTTTGATGGAACAAGTATTGACCAGAAGGACGCTGAAGGATTTGCTAAATATCACGGTTTCCAGGCACGCCTGTTCAGGAAATTCGTTGATAAGAACTAA
- a CDS encoding GNAT family N-acetyltransferase — MERRYKLIKQIPTVEEYQTLREAVGWDRIADPKAADVGLNNSLFCVCAVSDNKVIGCGRVIGDMGIYYYVQDIIVLPKFQGKGLGKNIMDIIIDYLEEHASPGSFVGLMAAKGLSGFYERYGFTKRPSDGPGMFRMM; from the coding sequence ATGGAAAGAAGATACAAACTGATCAAGCAGATTCCAACTGTTGAAGAATATCAAACACTTCGTGAAGCGGTTGGATGGGATAGAATAGCTGATCCAAAAGCAGCTGATGTCGGTTTGAATAACTCACTGTTTTGTGTCTGTGCCGTTTCAGATAACAAAGTTATCGGATGTGGCAGGGTTATCGGAGACATGGGAATTTACTATTACGTCCAGGATATCATAGTCTTACCCAAGTTTCAGGGGAAGGGTCTGGGTAAAAATATCATGGATATAATTATCGACTATCTAGAAGAACATGCTTCACCAGGTTCTTTTGTCGGATTAATGGCTGCAAAAGGTCTTTCCGGATTTTATGAGCGCTATGGATTTACAAAAAGACCATCTGACGGACCCGGGATGTTCAGAATGATGTGA
- a CDS encoding DUF4386 domain-containing protein, with amino-acid sequence MAERKELSNPDRKTAIIVGILFIIATAFLFIGEAFYKPILSSSNYLDIAYPNRTLVIIGMLLEFVCVLAIPLIAIFLYPVLRRYSETLAIGYVVFRFFEAVLFVDSEINKLSLIGLSQQYLNNEVVDASYFHIIGSSIQHTNEWNFLIYVMIFCFGALMLYYVLYTSELVPRFISVWGFAAALFLLAGTVMTLVGGFIGFSELNFELIFAPPIAVNEMVLALWLIVKGFNPSAKP; translated from the coding sequence ATGGCAGAAAGAAAAGAACTATCAAACCCTGACAGAAAGACAGCAATAATCGTAGGAATATTGTTCATAATTGCTACTGCGTTTCTTTTTATCGGAGAGGCATTTTACAAACCAATACTAAGTTCTTCCAATTATCTGGATATTGCATACCCAAACAGGACACTTGTAATAATTGGAATGCTTCTTGAATTTGTCTGTGTTCTTGCAATACCACTCATCGCCATATTCCTTTATCCTGTTCTAAGGAGATATAGTGAAACATTGGCCATTGGATATGTTGTCTTCAGATTCTTTGAAGCGGTTTTATTTGTTGATTCTGAGATAAACAAACTCTCACTGATCGGCCTAAGTCAGCAGTATTTAAATAATGAAGTAGTCGATGCTTCATATTTCCATATCATAGGCAGTTCAATTCAACATACGAACGAGTGGAATTTTTTGATCTATGTAATGATCTTTTGTTTCGGAGCCTTAATGCTCTACTATGTACTATATACCTCAGAACTTGTACCTCGTTTTATATCTGTCTGGGGATTTGCTGCTGCTTTATTTTTGTTGGCGGGCACAGTAATGACTCTGGTAGGAGGATTTATTGGATTTTCAGAACTGAATTTTGAACTAATCTTTGCTCCACCGATCGCTGTGAATGAAATGGTTCTGGCACTATGGTTGATCGTAAAAGGATTCAATCCATCTGCCAAACCCTAA
- a CDS encoding DUF6326 family protein, which yields MNSDENTPTFLEDVKINVKIKLSALWATLMFLYLYLDFFKLYEPGSIEEILAGRVWEFEITQAWALSAMVLMTIPSLMVFLSMALPAKANRLTNIILGALYVVVGIGTMIGETWVFYIFGHSLGIILLLLIVWHAWNWPKQEA from the coding sequence ATGAACTCAGATGAAAATACTCCCACATTCTTAGAAGATGTGAAGATAAATGTGAAGATAAAGCTTTCAGCATTATGGGCAACTTTAATGTTTTTATATCTGTATTTGGATTTTTTCAAATTGTATGAACCAGGGTCTATAGAGGAAATCCTGGCGGGAAGAGTATGGGAATTTGAAATTACTCAGGCATGGGCGTTGTCAGCTATGGTACTAATGACAATTCCAAGTCTTATGGTCTTCCTGTCCATGGCATTACCAGCTAAAGCGAATCGCTTGACAAACATCATACTGGGTGCATTATATGTTGTTGTTGGGATAGGAACTATGATAGGAGAGACCTGGGTTTTTTATATATTTGGTCATAGTCTAGGAATTATACTTCTTTTACTGATTGTCTGGCATGCGTGGAATTGGCCTAAGCAGGAAGCGTGA
- a CDS encoding 4Fe-4S binding protein, giving the protein MVAIIKRDDCVGCGVCVDDCPAEAISMDGDNIAVVDADACTECGICVDSCPSEAISME; this is encoded by the coding sequence ATGGTAGCTATAATTAAAAGGGACGACTGCGTAGGATGTGGAGTATGTGTAGATGACTGCCCGGCCGAAGCAATTTCAATGGACGGCGACAACATCGCTGTAGTAGATGCTGACGCATGCACTGAATGTGGTATATGTGTGGACTCCTGTCCATCCGAAGCAATTTCAATGGAATAA